From the genome of Methanothermobacter sp., one region includes:
- the yjjX gene encoding inosine/xanthosine triphosphatase yields MKVKVGSKNPVKIKAAKNVLEKIYTKVQVKGVKVDPGVPSQPIGLEQTIKGAINRAKRAYQDCDLSIGIESGLLKVPHTLTGYIDLQWCATYNGKTITLGVSAGFEYPPKVIKEVKKGKEVGDIMDKITGIKNLGEKTGAIYYLTKGLLDRTKNTEQCILMAMIPRLNPKLYKV; encoded by the coding sequence AACCCAGTCAAAATAAAAGCAGCGAAAAATGTCCTAGAAAAAATATACACAAAAGTACAAGTCAAAGGAGTTAAAGTAGACCCAGGAGTCCCAAGCCAACCCATAGGACTAGAACAGACCATAAAAGGGGCCATAAACAGGGCCAAAAGAGCATACCAAGACTGCGACCTAAGCATAGGAATAGAATCCGGCCTCCTAAAAGTACCCCACACCCTCACTGGTTACATCGACCTACAATGGTGTGCAACCTACAATGGCAAAACAATCACACTAGGAGTCAGCGCAGGATTCGAATACCCACCAAAAGTCATAAAAGAAGTCAAAAAAGGCAAAGAAGTAGGAGACATCATGGACAAAATCACAGGAATAAAAAACCTAGGAGAAAAAACCGGAGCAATATACTACCTCACCAAAGGCCTACTAGACCGGACAAAAAACACAGAACAATGCATACTAATGGCCATGATACCCCGCCTAAAC